TCGCGGGTGTCGAGGGTGGTCATGCGTGATGCGTCCTGGTCGGGAGGCGGCAGGAAGTCGGCCGGATTTCAGCGCGGTCAGTGGTGGTGGGCGACGACCTTGTTCTCTTCGGGGATGGGGTAGTCGGCGGGGTTCCAGTGCGGGGGCACGGTGGTCTCGAAGTCGTAGGGCCCGTGCGTGACGATGGGCTCGTGGTGGAAGTTGTGCTCGTCGGGGGGCGAGTCGGCGACCCACTCGAGGGTGAGGCCGCCCCAGGGGTTGGCGGGGGCCTTCCTGCCGGTGGCGAAGGAGGCGAGGAAGACGAAGAGGTGGACGAGGAAGCCCAGGAGGATGACGAAGGAGCCGATGGTTGAGATCTGGTGCCAGATCTGGAACTCGTCGACGTAAGAGGCATAGCGGCGGGGCATGCCGCGGGAGCCGAGGAAGAACTGGGTGAAGAAGGTGATGTTGAAGCCGATGAAGACGAGGAGGGCGCCGAGGATGGCGCCGCGCTCGTCGTACATGCGGCCGAACATCTTGGGCCACCAGTGGTGGAGGCCGGCCATGAGGGCCATGATGGTGCCGCCCATCATGACGTAGTGGAAGTGGGCGACGACGAAGTAGGTGTCGTGGAGGTGGAGGTCGGTGGAGAGGGTGCCCAGGGGCAGGCCGGTGAGGCCGCCGATGGAGAAGAGGAAGAGGAAGATGAGGGTGTAGACCATCGGCGCGTTGAGCACGATGGAGCCCTTGTAGAGCGTGGCGATCCAGTTGAAGACCTTGACGGCGGTGGGGATGGCGACGAGGAAGGTGAGGGCGGAGAAGACCATGCTGGCCAGCTCGGACATGCTGGCGAACATGTGGTGGCCCCACACGATGAAGGAGACGCCGGCGATGCCCAGGGAGGCGAAGGCGATGGCGCGGTAGCCGAAGATCTTCTTGTGGCTCTGCACGGCGAGGACGTCACTGATGACGCCCATGCCCGGGAGGATCATCACGTACACCACGGGGTGGCTGTAGAACCAGAAGAAGTGCTGGAAGAGCACGGGGTCGCCGCCCAGGGCGGGATCGAAGATGCCCACGCGGAAAATGCGCTCGAAGGTGAGCAGCAGCAGGGTGATGCCGATGACGGGCGTGGCGAGGACCTGGATGATGGCGGCGGCGTACACGGCCCAGATGAACAGGGGCATGTCGAACCAGCCCATGCCAGGGGCGCGGAGCTTGTGCACGGTGACGACGAAGTTGAGGCCGGTCAAGATGGAGCTGAAGCCCAGGATGAACGCGGCCATGGTCATGATCGCGACGCGCGAGAAGCCTGGGTCAGTGGTTGTTGAGTAGGGCGTGTAGAAGGTCCAGCCGGTGTCGACGCCGCCGAGGATGATGGCGGTGACGGCGAAGATGGAGCCGATGACGTAGATGTACCAGGAGAGGAGGTTGAGGCGGGGGAAGGCGACGTCCTTGGCCCCGAGCATGAGGGGCAGGAGGAAGTTGCCCAGGGAGGCGGGGATGCTGGGCACGATCACCATGAACACCATGATGGCGCCGTGGAGGGTGAAGAGCCGGTTGTAGATGTTGTTGCCCGGCTGCATGTTGGCGGCGTCGACGGCCTCCTTGGGCGCGAAGAACTGGCCGGTGAGCTCCTTGGTGCCGTTGGCGAGCTCCTGCACGCGGACGGGCTCGAAGAGCTCGAGGCGGACGGCGAGGGCGGCGAGGCCGCCGATGAAGAACATGAAGAGGATGGCGAAGAGGTACATGACGCCGATCTTCTTGTGATCGACGGTGGTCGCCCAGTCGAGGACGGTGGTCCAGAACCCGCCCTTGGGGGTCAGGTAGTTGCCGTGGTGGTGTGCGTCGTGTGCCATGGTGACTCCAACGGATCGGTCGAGCGCCGGTGGGCGCGGGGCGTGTGAGGGTTACTGCTTGGGGGCGGGGGTGGTGTTGGCGGGGAGGTTGCCCGCGGGCTGGTTGGCGGGCGGGGTGGAGAGGGCGGGCTGGCCGCTCGCAGGCTGGCCTTCAGCCGCGGGCGCCGCGCCCTCAGCGGGGGCCTTGTCGCTGAGCGAGACGATGTAGG
The nucleotide sequence above comes from Phycisphaerales bacterium. Encoded proteins:
- a CDS encoding cbb3-type cytochrome c oxidase subunit I, giving the protein MAHDAHHHGNYLTPKGGFWTTVLDWATTVDHKKIGVMYLFAILFMFFIGGLAALAVRLELFEPVRVQELANGTKELTGQFFAPKEAVDAANMQPGNNIYNRLFTLHGAIMVFMVIVPSIPASLGNFLLPLMLGAKDVAFPRLNLLSWYIYVIGSIFAVTAIILGGVDTGWTFYTPYSTTTDPGFSRVAIMTMAAFILGFSSILTGLNFVVTVHKLRAPGMGWFDMPLFIWAVYAAAIIQVLATPVIGITLLLLTFERIFRVGIFDPALGGDPVLFQHFFWFYSHPVVYVMILPGMGVISDVLAVQSHKKIFGYRAIAFASLGIAGVSFIVWGHHMFASMSELASMVFSALTFLVAIPTAVKVFNWIATLYKGSIVLNAPMVYTLIFLFLFSIGGLTGLPLGTLSTDLHLHDTYFVVAHFHYVMMGGTIMALMAGLHHWWPKMFGRMYDERGAILGALLVFIGFNITFFTQFFLGSRGMPRRYASYVDEFQIWHQISTIGSFVILLGFLVHLFVFLASFATGRKAPANPWGGLTLEWVADSPPDEHNFHHEPIVTHGPYDFETTVPPHWNPADYPIPEENKVVAHHH